The sequence below is a genomic window from Silene latifolia isolate original U9 population chromosome 7, ASM4854445v1, whole genome shotgun sequence.
CAAAATTGAACTGATTAAAAACGTAATTTTAGTTTGGGTATTTTAGGAATATTTTACTAACTTTAAGGGTAACACTGATGTTTTCAAAAATGCAGGAGTATCACATAGTTCGAAAAAACATAGGGGCAAAGTAGGAGTAATTCTTAAAAATATAGGGTACCACATCGAAAAACCCAAGAAGAAAAAAAGGAGAGTGAATTGATTCCTTCCCCAAGATTGAGGGTGACAAAGTACGAAACCTGAAAGAGCAGCCGACTTAGGTGAGCAAAAGACCAAAAAGCGAAGGGATTCAGAGGGTCCCTTGGTAGTGCACTGGTTCCTTTCTTCATCCTTCAACTTAGGTTTCTTATTTTACTTGCTCCTCATTTCAAATTAATGTATCAAACTTAATTCagcttaataataataataataatattgaaaATGACGGTTCAGTGTTTACATTCCCCAAATTTCAAATTCCCATTGAACAACCTCCGCCTCCGACTCCGACCTTCCGTTTCTCCTGGGAAAACAACATTTCTAGTCTCTGGAATTTCGCCGTTGCCACCAAAGCTCAACACTATTGCTGGACTTGGCTTCTGCAACAATCTTCGTCTTCGTCCTGTGCTTTCATTTGCCGCTTCTCAGGATGACTCTGTCAGTTACTttatcattctttcttctttCTATTGTTACTCATTAACATTTGTTTTAATCACCAGAATTCACAGGGTTACGGAACCCTTTTCGAGGTCCAACTATTCGGCAAATTGATCCCACCTGGAATTCACCTACATTATGTTGGACACTACGTTGACTTTATTTCTAACTACGTTGACTCATTACTCATTTCCCACCCAAATTACCCGTTTCCCAACCCTAATCATACCTACTTTACCCCCTTGTTTGCATTATGTTCAAGAAGCAGCAGCAGTAGCAGATATCATCCATGTGTAAATCATCATTTTGGGCTATGATTTTGTTACTGTTTATTGGTATGCAAAATGCACAAGCGGTTTTAAATGATGATTTATGTTAGTCGACCCCAAATCATAGATGATGTTGTTGTTAGTATGCAAAATGGATGAATTGCCATAGTTAAGGGATTATGCTCCTTTGATCATTAAGACATGGTAACTGTCTAGTGAATGCCATTTATGCATATGTTTCTCTTCCTTTAGTATCTTGCTTTTCTTAACTCGCCACCTTTATGTTACATCACTTGACTCCTTTAACTTTTATTTACGATTCAGAACCCCTCAGAAGAAGAGGTTGAGTTGGAGAAGGACGATGTTGATCAAGATGGTAAAGCATCACAGGAAGCTTGGAAGCAGGTTTTAGCATCTTTTAAAGAGCAGGCCTTAAAGTTACAGAGTGTATCACAAGAATCATATGATGAATACTCCAAGAAAGCAGTTGTGGTATTAAAGGAAACAGCTGAGACGTTGAAGATTCAAGCTGATCAGGCAAGACATGATCTGTCTGTTATGGCACAGGAGCTGGGTGAAGATAGCAGGCAGTATCTCACTGTGGCAGCAGAGAACTTCCCTGAGCCTGTGAAGGATGTGGTGGATACATTTGCTTCTGCCGAAGATCTAAATGACGTCTCCAAAGTCTGTGATTTTTATGTTGGAATACCTTATGGTAAGCATTTTCAGTGAAATTTGATGCAGACATTATTTCAAATGTGCACTCTTTTGGTGTTCAGatatcatttatttatttttaatctaAGGCtcaaggttgattttgatatacAAGGGCGATTTTCGCACTGATGAGGACAATACTGACACTGATGGGTTTTGAACCTTAGTCATGCATACCAAAACTCATGACTTAACCAGCTAGCTAGTTGATATCTTCTAGCCATTGTGAGGGTGAAGTTTATGGATTTGTGAAAGTCATTGTTTGCTGCTTCTTGCTTGTATTTATTTAAACATCTTGATTCAGTGTAGAGTGGCGTTATTCTTTGTAGTTCCTAATTTTCCTTAATTGGGTTTTCTTATCTTTTTGGTTCCTTTGCAGGGACAATTCTTTCGGCAGGTGGCTTCCTTAACTTTATGCTAACTGGAAGCATTTCTGCCCTTAGATTTGGTGTTATCCTTGGAGGTCTTATGTTGGCCTTGAGCATGTCAAGTCTACAATCATGGAAGAAAGGGCAGTCCACTGAGATGACCTTGAAAGGACAGGCCGGTTAGTATTTTATGGGTGTGTTTAAGAGGAAACGTTCACTAGTAAACCAGTTTGTTTTATGCAGGATAATATCAACTTCTTGATAATATTACTTTAGTTGTCTTCTCTTTTACTTTCTTCTCCATTCCTCAGCAAGCTAACTACATTATTCTAGTAGTTATGAGATAGCAGCTCCATTGTTAAGTATCATGTTGCCTTTTATCTCCTCTCCCTCACTTCTTCAGACATGGACGATTAGATTGGGCTTCACCATAACCAGAAACCTTGGTGGGGTGCCATCTATGCTGTGTAAGCTTGGCGGGGTGCAATTGGACCTAAACCTATCCTGATATTACTCTAACTGAAGAACCTATTTGACCTATTTGACATGCTGTATATTTCTCAATTGAATATGTAATCTATCAAATTGAGGAAAATGATTGTTGTGATGAGGATAACGTTTGGTTACCCTTGGTCTTGTCAAAAGGGTTCCGTATTTAGGTTTCTGATTTCAGAAGAACAGTATCTAGTTTTATACTTTTATGGCATTGATTTGAACTTAATTCGTTTATATGCCCTCGTGTGGTAGTGGCTTTCATAATCTTAAGCTGCTTTGTTAGGATGTTTTTTTGTTGCCGTGCCCTTGGGCTTTGACATGTCTGATTAAATTTCTATAACACTGTTTCTTGGTCATGCAGCAATTGCAGGAATTCTATTTCTAAGAGATATGGGGTTGTTGTTTCAGGTGAGGTTCACCTCTATTTTGGAGACAAACCTCCAGATATTGCTGATGTATATGTATTCCTGTGTATGTTGATAACTTAAGCAGTCTCCTAACTTCATATATTTTTCCTGCAGGGTCTAAAGCTTTTTGGGTTACTTAAAGCAGTCCTCAGGTTTGGATCATGCAATTATTTTACCCTGTTTGCTTTCATTGGTAGAATTACGTGCATATACTCCACCAATTCATTTAGAAAAAACAAATAAAGGTGGCTTTAGAGGTAAAAAAAATCAGAGAAAGGAGCTCTCAATAACAGATTGTGCCTTGAGGGTTGCACCTTGCAGAGCAGGATATCTGGAGGGCCAGACAGTACGTGGCATTTGAGATAAGAAACAGCATATAACGTATCTTACTCATatagaaaataaaagaaagtgtgtTTGGTTTGTTTTGAATCTAAAATTACAACCTTATTTGAAACCCGTCTCACCTCGTTCTTTTTGCAAGGTTGTCACTGATGCTTGTGTACATAGTATTATATCTCGGTTTCAGTCACACGGTATTGATTTTCACGGCCTAATCTCGCTAAATTTAGCCAATAGCGCCTCAAAATGCGGTGATAACCTCGAAAACCTTGATAACTGGGTCACGTATTCGTGTCGCTGATATTCAAATCCATGCTCTTGTATCACCAaccaaatggggtgactttgacaCGTGTCTTGATATTTCACTTTTCAAACTTTAACTTGGCTTTATGCTTTAAATCCATGTTAAGGTTAATATCTCAATGTTTTTagaataatgttcaaaaaacttaaaaaaaaaaaatgctccCTCCAAGTCTATCATTTGTTCTCTCTTTCCTTTTCCATTCAAGTCACCTTTtattccctctttcctttttggtgtgttttgtgtggtccaaatgcAGTTGCATgcggggtagtgtgttttgtgtggtccaaattcatttccttaattcttgtgcccaaAAGAAGAGGGAGCCAAATGATAGACTTGGAGGGAGTAGTATTTTGGCTCTATTCTTTAAATCCATGGTGTGGTTATTATCCTTGCCTACAAGGATAAGACCGGCCATTTTGCATTGCGGGATTGTTAGTAACCGTAGTGAAGAACCTTAGTTATGTCGGGAGGGGCCGCCTCTCCCGCTGGTGATTTAAGTCCATATATAGGTTAGTGAATGAATTATCACCTAGTTCTTTTTTTCAAGGTTTCTCACCTCCACTTGTGTAATATTATATCTCGGTTTTGGTTATACGGTATTGGTTTTCACGGCCTAATCTAGCTAAAAGCAAATAATATTGCCTCAAAATGCAGTAGCATACGGTCATGGGAACCTTTAAAACCTTCATATTTCGGTCGCCTATTTGTGCCGCTGTTGTTATTTAATACCATGCTGACATATGTGTTGATTTTGTCACCTTTCAAGTTTCCATTTGGCTCTATGCTTTAAATCCATGATGATGTGGTTATTATCTGAATGTTTTTAGAATAATGCTCGGAGAATTTTAAAAAATAGCAGTTCGGATCGGACTGAAACTTATTCATCCAATTGATGTCTATGTAGGATCAGGACGTGGTAAGTTAGGCAAAGGATAAGGACCCCTACTTTGCATTGCGGGATTATTAGTGAACTGCAATGGAGACCTTAGTTATGTCGGAGGAAGCGTGGCCCACACTGACTATTTAAGTCCGTATGTAGAGTTTAGTCAATAAATTATCCTCCCTGGCTTGGTGGTTGAGGACAACTTTACAAGTATTCATACACAAAATTTAGTGTCCGAATCATGGCCCCCTTGTGTTATATTTCAAGATTCGCTACTGGTGAACCGGCAGCTCATGTGGCATACTGGCATGTTGAGTGTTACACAAAATAGTAATCAGTAGCAAAAAAATGGATTGGATATAAAGCCGGCGTTTGGGCTGGcacctatgttactccgactcttcTAATTTCCTCGCGTACCCGTGTCCGACACTTGACACTCGGGCATGGGTATGACGCTTGGACACCTCGTTTTAGACCAAAACAAAAATAGCCGAGTCCGATACTTGGACACGCACCCGTGTCGGATACTTCTAATCGAGTCTGAGTAACATAGGCTGGCATGAGGTTTGAAAGGAGACACGCTATTTGGGCTGGCGTGTCTAGGCTTTGTAGTCCAAAAGATAACTGGTGAATGATAACTCAAAATTCATTCAACCATTATGGCAACTTATTTTTATTGATCATTTAATGGATTGTAACTTCTTATTTTAAAACCGCCGAGCAAAGTGTTGGCTTTTGAGCTTCTAGTTTTCCAGTCCTACTTGAACACCATATCAATTTGTACATGAACAGTATACGTGGTTAATATCCCCTGGGTTCTAATATTTCACTTTCATCTGTGCTCAGTGGTTCTGTCGCAGCTTTCTTTGCTTATCGGATCATCTATGGCAGTCCTCAGAGCCGACCAAGTGTTGATGGTGAGAAAAACTAGCTGAAGCACAGCAGGAATGTGTTTCATCACGCCccctagaaaaaaaaaaaaaaaaaaaaaaaaaaaaaaaaaaaaactaaatagaTGCAGATATCAAGGTGTTCCAGCACCACCAGGTGAATGATGAAGTTGTTACAACTTACAAGTTTGGACTAATATACAAGCTAAGTCTCTCACGCCAACTAtttgttgtttttattatttGCCTGTTTCTTAGGTATTGACTTGAATCAAATTTTCAATTTGAAAGATTTCTGTAGTGTAATAAGCCGATTGCTCCATGTTCGACGCCTTGGGAGACTCGTGTGGCATGAAAATTACAATTTCTGTCACCTCTATATAGAATTTAGCTGTATTGATATGTGGCAGAAATACTTGTACTATTGTTACTATTATTTAATTTTTCTGAGAGTAAAGGGAGCCACAAAAGCATCATACATAAATTTGAAACCTATTGATTTATCTACAAGCAAAATTATTAATCAGCCGAAAAACTCAATCAATAAAAGTAGTAGATTTACATTGCCCAAGTAGCATCTGAATCTATTGTGTCTTAGATAGAGATATATTTTGATATACCTCATCGTAACAAGAATGTAACTCGGGGTCCAAAATTTGATCAACTGATAATCATCTTGTTGAGTTTAGTTAAACTCAACATGAATGCAAGTAGTTTGGGTTAGAGATGATTCTGAGGAACATGGGAAGAGATCTCGACTTGATTATCCAAAGGCATGTATTGAGCCATGATTGCGCGTATCTCCGAGTCCATGTAGCTTCGTATCCTGTATTTATAAAATGCGTATCCGCCAACTCCTGCTGCAGCGAATGCCAGAATAATCACCCAAGCAAACCCCCATCCTACCCCTTTGCTACCATCTTTACCTGCTTATTTAAGGTCATCAAGGACATAGATACTGAGTTTCAAATTGAATTAAGCTTTTCGATTATAAACTTGGGGACTGTctgaaaaccaaattaattaaagcTTTCCAGTTTATGAACTTTAATTATGTCAAAGCTAAAGCAGCTTCGGAAGCATGAAACAGCTTCAGAGGTACTGTAGGGTGCGTTACCTCATCAAGTGCAATAAATCATCAAAGGTTAAAACATTATGCCCATACGCGGGTAATAGTTCCTCCATTACCTACTCGTTCCAGTTTCCACCCTTCCCCACAACCAATCTACTCATCTTATAATTTCAAGCTTTGTTACTACGATAATAGTCACCACTATACAAAGCGAGTCCCTGGAAGTTGGAATtagagagaaaaaggaaatcAAATAACAAGAGGTGAGGACTGAGGAGTGGTTAGAGTAGACTCACTGATGCAGATGTCATGTTCATGCATGTATAGCAAACCCCCAGAGCAACTACACTCATAGCTTCCCCAAGTGTTTTTACAACTACATTCTGGGCATTGGCAGGCTACTCCTTCGTTGCACTCGTCAATATCTGCGCATACACAGCTAACATTATTTCAAAACTATATTTGGTCTGTATCATTCAGTAACAAGATAGCTCATACCTTCACAATGATTCCCATCACCCCTGAATCCAGGTGGACATTTACAGCCTTTTGTGTGTTCATCCTAAAAATACCATATCATTGTCATTTGCATGATTACTGCATTGTACATAAAAAATCTCAGCACAAAGCATTGTAGAATCTTACCAAGCAAGCAGTATATGTCTTCCCACCACGGTTATCCTTCCAACACCCTCCATTGTTAATCCGACACCGCAAGTGACCAGATGCTACCAAAACATTAGAGATTAAAACTGAATTAATAAGTTAACAATCTCCAAAGTTTGAAGTGCAAATTTAGCAACTTTTGTTCACAATGTCATTTCTGCTTGACATTTTGAGATCCAAGTTTAAATGCTATAAACTCATACTGCATCCAATTAGTAAATATCTACCTTCACAATGAAGGTAACCATCACCAACAAACTGAACTCCTTGCACTGTAGGACATTCACAAACTCGGCCTCGAAAAGTATCCTAACAATTCAAAAGCATCATAATATTCAATACACTGAAGCTCAAAGATTTTCTAGAATTCATGACAGACACAGTCTTATTCAACTTACCCTGCATGCTGTCAGATTAGAAGCCTTATCCTCCCAGCATCCACCATTTCCCTCAAGGCATTCATTGGTTTCCATATCTGTCCACCATAATAAGTCATCTACATCATAGTCCAGGAAAAAGCAAACCTTTGCCTTTTGTTTGGATATAAAAGACGAGTGAAGGGGAGGCGAATGGAGTGATGCCATTTTCCTTCCAAAACTCTCCGTTGTTGGAAGCTAGGGTTTTCAAGGCGTGAGGGTGATTATAACCCATGGCAACGAGGTGCAAGGCACGGCCATAAGGCACACAAATTTGTATTGTGAAAatactatttgttttttttttggtgaattgAAAATACTATTTGTTAAACAACAGACTCTTCTAGATTTTAAAGAGGGCTAACAAGTAAAAGACGGAAAACTACCGTAAAGAGAAGGGAACCAAATTGAAAATATCTCCCATTCTCCCCTAGTATGGCTTGTCTACACGAGACATTAAGGCACTCTGAGGCGTTTTGGCTAGTGCCTCATGAAGTCTTGGGATTAATTATTTCCCATAAGAAGACGATGTATTGAATCAAATTGAATAAATCAAAGAGAAAATCAAGTCGATCCAAATGAAACGAGGGAGTTATATGAAATATCTTTGCTTGTTAAATCGAATGGGACAAATTTTATATTGTACTCCCTCcatctcggtcatttgtttacctttcacaaagaataaaaaaggtaaacaaatgaatgggacggagggagtatttctaTTTATATTACTCTGTATTAGAAATGAATGGTCAAGGGAGTGAAATCCTGGGAGGTAGGTTTATGTAAGCTGAGAACTGGGGATAAAATGGCTTCCAAGATAGGAAGATAAGTGAATGCTGACCTGGGGTTAAACACAGTGATGGTTCAGTTGTCTCTTCAAAACCTGCACATATGGCCCTGAGAACTGCATTCTTCACCAATTTACCTGAAGATATTAAGTGAATTCTGTGAGTGAATCGAGGTAAACTCAGCCAGGAATAAAACCAGATCTTAAGTTCAAACCTCTATATTGTCTGTTATTTACGACAAGAGTTGGCAAAATAGTAACATCTCCGCGAGAACCATGACCAATCTGCGACAAATTCAAAAGGCGTTCCAGTTCGAAATGACACAAAAACACGATTTTTAATGCATACAGATTACCAACACGATAAGGAAAATTATACTTCCTAGTACCTGGGCTTCCTGTTCAGCCCTTAGGACTGGGTTGTCAGTATCTGCTGAAGGGTCTCCAATGCATTCGTCTACTTTCTTGAGATCAACACCTTGAACCATCAAATGAAGGAAAAATCGATCTTAGAAGCGAACAAAATGATATACGGAGTATAAATTAAGACTGTATAATTTGCCTAAGACGGAGTACTATGTTTGGTTATGCATGTGGGTTAACAAGTCCCACATTCATTCTTCACCACCCTAGACACGGCTAAAAGGAAACATAATCTATTCGCATGGAGTAGACCTTGACAATACTGATTCGACCAACACAACCCATGAAGAATAACTTGAACATGACCTGAAATCCTGATTCAAACCGACACAGACTTTATTGGCAGTCTGACACACAATTTTCGACACCACAAAATGGCTCGATAAGAACACACTTGAGATGAACCTGTACTCGTATTCACAATAACCAAACTCAACTAGTACACGACCAGAATGACAGGTTTTAATGTCGAGCAAAGGACGAACTAAAATGGAATTTTAACTAATTGCAGAGATAAGGGTATATGCTATATCTCGTTTATATTCAGAGCCATGGAGTTGAGACAAATAGGCAATAGCATGAAAGTTAAGTTTGAGAACATACCAAGAGATTTAATAACTTGATTAGCACAGTCCGTCGTGTACTTGTTCTGTTTCATAGGACAGCGGATAGCGAAATCAGAAACATAGTCCCACCAAATCCAAGGCTTACCACTTTGATTAGCCACCTTAAAAAAGCAAGCTTGGCGAAGGTTGTGGAGCACAACATCCTTTCCATTATAACCAACACTAAAATCATGCTCAGGGTCCGGAGCACAATACCTTCCATGATTGATGCACTGTGATTTGCATTGTTTGCTAAAGATAAAAGCTTCGGGGCAATACCATGTTATATAGTGAGGCGTGAATCGTGTGTAGCCTTTCTTCTCAAGTATCTGGGCGGCTCCTTTGAAGTTCTTTACGAATTCAATCTGGGCATCACACTTGGGCCCACATTCATCGTTGCTATTGGTCCATAACTCATACTCAACACGATCATCAGGATGTGGGACCGTCTCCCTCCAATCGAGGTTGATGTTCACAATCTCCCCGCTTGATATAGATCTTTTGAGCTTATCTCCCAAAGACTTGCTAATAAGAGCTGAGGGAATGGTGATATTTTGGACATAGTCATCTTGAGAACTTGCTTCTTCCGGAGTGTCCATCGTAATCAACGGCTCTATTCTATCATCTGCTACAAGGACTGCACCTACTCCAGCATTTTGCGCATTCCATCCTTTCAAGGTGAAATAgcattctgaaaaaaaaaaaaagaaattattcTATCATCCAAACATACATAGATACATATTTGTTATTAAACCAATAAGATGAGTGATTAAGAATAGTTCAGAAGATGAAGACTAACCACCGCGATCGACAAGAAGGAATACAGGCAATCCACCAGGTTTAGGTCTAAAACTAAGTTGATCATCAGAAAATTGATCACAAGCCTTTTGGTTAGATCTAGGATAAACGACAACTCCACCCATTGTTCCTCCATATTGTGGTACTCCAAAATTACCAAGTGCACATTCATAAATACCTCTTAATGAGCTTGGAGATGTCACTCTTAAGCTATTTTTCTCTACAACAAACCTCCCTATGCATGGCTTTATCATAATCATTATTATAAATAAACATATCCTTACAAATATGTCTCCTTTTTCCTTCATTTTCTTAAACATAATTTGTGTGCATCGGAATAATTGATCAAAGGGGAAATCTGCGATTTCTCAAAACTTGATTAACCAACCCAACTTTGTCGTTTGGTGGTTGTTTTAACTATGTTTTTATGGATCTAACTCCCAAAAACCCGccatttgttggtttttttttcgttttttttttcttttcaaaaactTATTGTCCAGTCAAAACCCTTTACAATGCTAATCACAGGCTTTtattagaggtggcaatcgggtgggTCAAGTCGGATTCGAGTCGAGTTATTTCAGGTTCGGGTTATTGTGATGTCGGATTGATTCGAGTCGTGAATAATATTGGGTCAGATCGGGTTTGGTCGGATTATTTCGGGTTATGACTTACCTCGGGTATCGGGTCGGAATGTGCAACACTTGGTCGGCTGACTGTTGTTATAGATCGGGTCAGTTCGGCTAAAAATCATGTAGCGGTTCATATCGAGTCAAAAAAGTCAATGATAATAATTCTTATCGGGTTATAACGGATAGACCTGACAAAATTGATCCGTACTCGAACCCGACCCGACACCCGAactaacccgacccgaaatgaacTGACCCAAAATTGACCTAACCCGATTGACCTCTTTGCCCAATTTGTCTATTTTTAGGTCATTCTTTAATATTATACGAAAGTATACACAGATAGTTAAATTACTAAAAAAATATATAAGATATTGtattcaaattttaaatttaaaaccAATTACCATTGGTGATTGATTATGAATTTATGAActaagcatctcacttatataaTATTGAATGAGAATGTATGGGAAATACATTTTGACTCGATTGTGAAATCACCGAATTCACCTAAATTCGAATTAAACTAACTATAGTTAACCGAACTCGAATTGACCCGAACCTGAAATGTAGCTTATAAGCAA
It includes:
- the LOC141592288 gene encoding protein FATTY ACID EXPORT 3, chloroplastic-like isoform X1, whose translation is MTVQCLHSPNFKFPLNNLRLRLRPSVSPGKTTFLVSGISPLPPKLNTIAGLGFCNNLRLRPVLSFAASQDDSNPSEEEVELEKDDVDQDGKASQEAWKQVLASFKEQALKLQSVSQESYDEYSKKAVVVLKETAETLKIQADQARHDLSVMAQELGEDSRQYLTVAAENFPEPVKDVVDTFASAEDLNDVSKVCDFYVGIPYGTILSAGGFLNFMLTGSISALRFGVILGGLMLALSMSSLQSWKKGQSTEMTLKGQAAIAGILFLRDMGLLFQGLKLFGLLKAVLSGSVAAFFAYRIIYGSPQSRPSVDGEKN
- the LOC141592288 gene encoding protein FATTY ACID EXPORT 3, chloroplastic-like isoform X2, whose amino-acid sequence is MTVQCLHSPNFKFPLNNLRLRLRPSVSPGKTTFLVSGISPLPPKLNTIAGLGFCNNLRLRPVLSFAASQDDSNPSEEEVELEKDDVDQDGKASQEAWKQVLASFKEQALKLQSVSQESYDEYSKKAVVVLKETAETLKIQADQARHDLSVMAQELGEDSRQYLTVAAENFPEPVKDVVDTFASAEDLNDVSKVCDFYVGIPYGTILSAGGFLNFMLTGSISALRFGVILGGLMLALSMSSLQSWKKGQSTEMTLKGQAAIAGILFLRDMGLLFQGLKLFGLLKAVLRIRTW
- the LOC141592287 gene encoding vacuolar-sorting receptor 1-like — encoded protein: MFKKMKEKGDIFVRICLFIIMIMIKPCIGRFVVEKNSLRVTSPSSLRGIYECALGNFGVPQYGGTMGGVVVYPRSNQKACDQFSDDQLSFRPKPGGLPVFLLVDRGECYFTLKGWNAQNAGVGAVLVADDRIEPLITMDTPEEASSQDDYVQNITIPSALISKSLGDKLKRSISSGEIVNINLDWRETVPHPDDRVEYELWTNSNDECGPKCDAQIEFVKNFKGAAQILEKKGYTRFTPHYITWYCPEAFIFSKQCKSQCINHGRYCAPDPEHDFSVGYNGKDVVLHNLRQACFFKVANQSGKPWIWWDYVSDFAIRCPMKQNKYTTDCANQVIKSLGVDLKKVDECIGDPSADTDNPVLRAEQEAQIGHGSRGDVTILPTLVVNNRQYRGKLVKNAVLRAICAGFEETTEPSLCLTPDMETNECLEGNGGCWEDKASNLTACRDTFRGRVCECPTVQGVQFVGDGYLHCEASGHLRCRINNGGCWKDNRGGKTYTACLDEHTKGCKCPPGFRGDGNHCEDIDECNEGVACQCPECSCKNTWGSYECSCSGGLLYMHEHDICISKDGSKGVGWGFAWVIILAFAAAGVGGYAFYKYRIRSYMDSEIRAIMAQYMPLDNQVEISSHVPQNHL